Proteins co-encoded in one Rhopalosiphum maidis isolate BTI-1 chromosome 2, ASM367621v3, whole genome shotgun sequence genomic window:
- the LOC113554819 gene encoding protein lin-37 homolog: MVKKRKSVLKSSTQVVDSPMKEPRIIRGNHLEKARNSLNEALDIIAKKEHKKSDDVIDNDVLIVEENDTNKRVKKNESKQEVKDSLVLKLRDRSIDLASFTNNSAMYSICRAWIKNDPLSARQVKSKKSENLERSIKSDNESSTIEDYVYKLPPPKSRPEDETDIIHRVPTNLPKDVISTLDIKTNIEEIPNVSELLNEHRKRWVCIRQQWIKFSNENEARYSMSKNILNSMLNKDNNV, encoded by the exons atggttaaaaaaaggaaaagtGTACTGAAGTCTTCAACACAAGTTGTTGACTCACCAATGAAAGAACCAAggattataa GAGGTAATCATTTAGAAAAGGCTCGTAACAGTTTAAATGAAGCTCTTGATATTATTGCAAAGAAAGAGCATAAGAAATCCGATGATGTGATAGATAATGATGTTTTAATTGt CGAAGaaaatgatacaaataaaCGAGTAAAGAAAAACGAATCCAAGCAGGAAGTTAAAGAttcattagtattaaaattacgaGATCGCAGTATTGATTTAGCTTCTTTTACCAATAATTCAGCTATGTACTCTATATGTCGAGCTTGGATAAAAAATGATCCATTATCAGCAAG ACAAGTAAAAAGTAAGAAATCAGAAAATTTGGAACGTTCAATTAAAAGTGATAATGAATCATCTACAATTGAAGATTATGTCTATAAATTACCACCTCCTAAAAGTAGACCTGAAGATGAGACAGATATAATTCATAGAGTACCTACGAATTTACCAAAGGATGTAATATCCACCTTAGATATTAAAACT AATATTGAAGAAATTCCTAACGTTAGTGAATTACTTAATGAGCACAGGAAAAGATGGGTTTGTATACGACAGCAATGGATTAAATTCAGTAATGAAAATGAAGCCCGCTACTCTatgtcaaaaaacattttgaattcaatgttAAACAA